The DNA window ATTGGTGTCTTATGCCATTCTCTATGAATTTGGTGTTTGAAGGATAATTGGTGTTGTTGGCAGACCTTTTAGTTTCTAGTTAGTTACATGTAAAAACTCTGGAtggtttatattaaaatatattttatagacaCCAAATTGAAGCTGATGAATGCACTTAATGTCGTCTAGATCACATAagattatttaacatgtttaagggtTCCTCTTTCGTTTAGTTGCTATttcctgggaacagtatatctaacaatacatgtatgtatatttatttgtttctgcTATTTCATAGGAGTATCTTGACTGTTTTCTAtagaatttacatttttaattgagTCTTATCTCAAATTAACTCCCATGATATCATGAATTCATTGATAAAAATACCATAGTCCTAGTTATGTTTAgtgaattttgttttcattcatttaGAGTTATAGAAAATATGTACCTATTCCGTCTGCCGGACTGAAAAGATCTCGCATAATCTCGTGTCTTTTTGGACTATGATAAATGACGTAAGCGGCAGAATTTGAGATCGCTGCACCAAATCCCTCCATTCTTtgatattgtttacttttatctACTACTATTTCCGGTCCGTCGCCATTAGTAGGACTTGGAAGTAAGTCTGGTTCTTGAGACAGAAGTTTTGATTGGTCTCCTGTAGTAAGTAACACCTGTACTTTATGTTTAGTTTGAGCATCAACTAGAATCAAATATGAAGCACCCATAAAAAGCAGAAAGGCTGAAAATAAATACGATTGGTTTAGAAAATATATACTAAATACATCTActgaatttgtaaatataaacacaCCGGTATATACGtcaaaatatgtgataatacTTTACGATATTACCTGGTTAATCATCATGGCTAGCActacaatttacaaatatattttttcaattaaccaaaaaatcatgcatctcagactaaaatatcaatctgtacacatccaacatccaatggatttagtataAAGACGACAAAAACAGTCAAAGATAAACATGAtattgtgcaatgccaagatacaggtatctacagattgtagatccatgaatgtatatatgtatataacatacttgtaatatttagtttgcttttaatttctcattaacaaaatcaatatttacaccataaaaacaatattcaatgattttattacatGG is part of the Mytilus trossulus isolate FHL-02 chromosome 13, PNRI_Mtr1.1.1.hap1, whole genome shotgun sequence genome and encodes:
- the LOC134694351 gene encoding uncharacterized protein LOC134694351 → MSVSVEPFVNINERNLCSTAFLLFMGASYLILVDAQTKHKVQVLLTTGDQSKLLSQEPDLLPSPTNGDGPEIVVDKSKQYQRMEGFGAAISNSAAYVIYHSPKRHEIMRDLFSPADGIGVSFVRITMGGSDLQAVPPYTYDDMPNGQTDFNMDHFSVDKDREFFIPIIKEALSLNPKLKILGSP